A DNA window from Solanum lycopersicum chromosome 3, SLM_r2.1 contains the following coding sequences:
- the LOC101265419 gene encoding probable receptor-like protein kinase At1g80640, protein MKLLILLIPIWVFVTPLLSAPVDVTPQPPSADPVLPTEKGPIFQISSDKDAPSPGVAEFKVVHHQDLNKKILISLIVASTLLAGILLFISCFWIYRLKTRKKSVEQRHQKGEPAKGLSWGPIMAKFPSLKTVGKKGLVAVIEYQSLVAATDNFNEKNAIGEGRSGCVYKAQFSDDVQAAVKRTHGGDQDAEKEFENEVDMLSKFQHQNIISLLGYCIHSNAQFLVYEMMQNGSLEFQLHGPPRGSALTWHLRMKIALDVARGLEYLHERCNPPVIHRDLKSSNVLLDSNFNAKLSDFGLAIAGWNLSKSNIKLSGTLGYVAPEYLLDGKLTDKSDVYAFGIILLELLLGRRPVEKLEGAQCQSIVTWAMPQLTDRSKLPNIVDSVIREGMDLKHLYQVAAVAVLCVQPEPSYRPLITDVLHSFIPLVPIDLGGSLRIADSALSISA, encoded by the exons ATGAAACTACTCATCTTGCTTATACCCATTTGGGTTTTTGTTACTCCTTTGTTGTCTGCTCCAGTGGATGTAACTCCACAGCCTCCAAGTGCCGATCCAGTTCTTCCTACTGAGAAAGGacccatttttcaaatttcttctgATAAGGACGCCCCTTCTCCGG GAGTTGCAGAGTTCAAAGTGGTTCATCACCAGGATCTAAATAAGAAGATTTTGATTTCACTTATTGTTGCTTCAACTCTCCTTGCTGGAATTCTGCTGTTTATATCTTGCTTTTGGATATACAGACTGAAAACACGGAAGAAGTCCGTTGAACAAAGACATCAGAAAGGAG AGCCTGCGAAGGGCCTTTCATGGGGTCCTATAATGGCCAAGTTCCCTTCTTTAAAAACTGTCGGTAAGAAAGGACTAGTTGCTGTGATCGAGTACCAGTCGTTAGTAGCTGCAACTGATAATTTCAATGAGAAGAATGCTATAGGAGAAGGTAGATCAGGATGTGTTTATAAAGCTCAATTCAGTGACGATGTCCAAGCAGCTGTTAAAAGAACTCATGGTGGGGATCAGGATGCTGAGAAAGAATTTGAG AATGAGGTGGACATGTTGAGTAAATTTCagcatcaaaatattatttcgCTTCTTGGGTACTGCATTCATAGCAATGCACAATTCCTGGTGTATGAGATGATGCAGAATGGATCGTTGGAATTCCAATTGCATG GACCTCCTCGTGGATCAGCTTTGACTTGGCATCTTCGCATGAAAATTGCATTGGATGTGGCTAG GGGACTAGAATACCTCCATGAACGCTGTAACCCCCCTGTAATCCATAGAGATCTCAAGTCATCTAATGTTCTACTGGATTCCAACTTCAATGCAAAG CTTTCTGATTTTGGCCTTGCTATAGCTGGATGGAACTTGAGCAAGAGCAATATAAAGCTTTCAGGAACTCTGGGTTATGTGGCTCCAGAGTACCTTTTAGATG GGAAATTAACTGATAAGAGTGACGTCTATGCTTTCGGCATTATACTTCTGGAGCTTTTGCTGGGGAGAAGACCAGTGGAGAAACTAGAGGGAGCTCAATGCCAATCTATAGTCACATGG GCGATGCCACAGCTAACTGACAGGTCAAAGCTCCCTAATATTGTTGATTCTGTCATTAGAGAGGGAATGGACCTGAAGCACTTGTATCAA GTTGCTGCTGTAGCCGTGCTATGTGTACAACCAGAACCAAGTTACCGACCACTGATAACAGATGTCCTGCACTCCTTCATTCCCCTTGTACCAATTGACCTTGGTGGCTCCCTGAGAATTGCGGATTCTGCACTATCTATTAGCGCCTAA